The Streptomyces aurantiacus genome includes a region encoding these proteins:
- the malQ gene encoding 4-alpha-glucanotransferase, translating into MPLSRLAALYGVATSYSPSPDRTVAASDAAVVATLAALGVPAGTPDAVRGSLAAREAELRERLLPPTLVCWTESAPATPPTPGPSAGTRSSAATAGDGVSPTGGLPASPGSSLPGAGGPVSGADDASQDSVAPGGIPGGSSLASALAALPAGTRLRVRTEQGETRASAEGLEPGVHELEATAPDGRTARAHLVVAPTRLPEPPGRTYGLLVQVYSLLSRHSWGMGDLGDLAELTAWAGRALGAGFVQVNPMHAAVPGAPTDPSPYRPSSRRYPDPVYLRVEDVPEFAYADEGDRDRVRALLGKADRLRESVLHKGALIDRDAVWELKREALELVRDVPLGPGRRAAYCDFLAEEGEALEDHATWCALAEVYGSDWKRWPPGLRDPRSAETARARGELMDRVDFHSRLAWLTDAQLATAQRSARDAGMTVGLVHDLAVGVHPGGADAWAQQEYFAAGMSVGAPPDAFSVQGQDWGLPPWRPDRLAESGYAPYRRLLRALFRYAGALRIDHVMGLFRLWWVPQGRPATEGTYVRYDAEAMLAVLALEASRAGALVIGEDLGTVEPGVRETLHEHGVLGTSVLWFERDWDGTGLPLPPEQWRTDCLATATTHDLPPTASRLTGDHVELRDRLGLLTRPVDEERAEAAADVGEWLALLARLGLLQGAAGGVSEQSEEAEIQAVHRFLLRTPARLVGVWLPDAVGDRRPQNLPGTWDQYPNWRLPVADGEGRPVTLEELAASPRLHALAEVVREGRTTGGCGQAG; encoded by the coding sequence ATGCCGCTCTCCCGGCTCGCCGCCCTGTACGGCGTCGCCACGTCCTACAGCCCGTCCCCGGACCGCACGGTCGCGGCCTCGGACGCGGCGGTCGTCGCCACGCTCGCCGCGCTGGGCGTGCCCGCCGGGACGCCGGACGCCGTCCGCGGCTCCCTCGCCGCGCGCGAGGCGGAACTCCGGGAGCGGCTCCTGCCGCCGACGCTGGTGTGCTGGACCGAGTCCGCACCCGCGACCCCGCCGACGCCCGGCCCCTCGGCCGGGACGCGCTCCTCGGCCGCCACGGCAGGCGACGGCGTATCCCCGACGGGCGGCCTGCCCGCCTCGCCCGGCAGTTCGCTGCCGGGCGCGGGCGGCCCGGTGTCCGGCGCCGACGACGCCAGTCAGGACTCCGTCGCCCCGGGCGGCATCCCCGGCGGCTCCTCGCTCGCCTCCGCCCTCGCCGCGCTGCCCGCGGGGACCCGCCTGCGCGTCCGGACCGAGCAGGGGGAGACCCGCGCCTCCGCCGAAGGGCTTGAGCCCGGGGTGCACGAGCTGGAGGCCACCGCCCCCGACGGACGCACCGCCCGCGCCCACCTCGTCGTCGCGCCGACGAGACTGCCCGAACCCCCGGGGCGCACGTACGGCCTGCTCGTGCAGGTCTACTCACTGCTCTCCCGGCACTCCTGGGGCATGGGCGACCTCGGCGACCTGGCCGAACTGACGGCCTGGGCGGGGCGTGCGCTCGGCGCCGGCTTCGTACAGGTCAACCCGATGCACGCGGCCGTGCCCGGCGCGCCCACCGACCCGTCCCCGTACCGCCCCTCCTCGCGCCGCTACCCCGACCCCGTCTACCTGCGCGTCGAGGACGTCCCCGAGTTCGCGTACGCCGACGAGGGCGACCGCGACCGCGTCCGGGCGCTCCTGGGGAAGGCCGACCGGCTGCGCGAATCCGTGCTGCACAAGGGCGCGTTGATCGACCGCGACGCCGTGTGGGAACTGAAGCGTGAGGCCCTGGAGCTGGTGCGGGACGTGCCGCTCGGGCCCGGTCGCCGGGCCGCCTACTGCGACTTCCTCGCCGAGGAGGGCGAGGCGCTGGAGGACCACGCCACGTGGTGCGCGCTCGCGGAGGTGTACGGCTCCGACTGGAAGCGGTGGCCGCCGGGGCTGCGCGACCCCCGCTCGGCCGAAACGGCCCGCGCCCGCGGCGAGTTGATGGACCGCGTCGACTTCCACAGCAGGCTCGCCTGGCTGACGGACGCCCAGCTCGCCACCGCCCAGCGCAGCGCCCGCGACGCCGGCATGACCGTGGGACTCGTGCACGACCTCGCTGTGGGAGTCCACCCGGGCGGCGCCGACGCCTGGGCGCAGCAGGAGTACTTCGCGGCCGGCATGTCGGTCGGCGCGCCCCCGGACGCGTTCAGTGTCCAGGGCCAGGACTGGGGGCTGCCGCCCTGGCGTCCGGACCGCCTCGCCGAGTCCGGCTACGCCCCGTACCGTCGCCTCCTGCGCGCCCTCTTCCGGTACGCGGGCGCCCTCCGTATCGACCACGTCATGGGCCTCTTCCGTCTCTGGTGGGTGCCGCAGGGGCGCCCGGCCACCGAGGGCACGTACGTCCGCTACGACGCCGAGGCCATGCTCGCCGTCCTCGCGCTGGAGGCCTCCCGCGCCGGAGCCCTGGTGATCGGGGAGGACCTCGGCACCGTCGAGCCCGGTGTGCGGGAGACCCTCCACGAGCACGGGGTGCTCGGCACCTCCGTCCTCTGGTTCGAACGCGACTGGGACGGCACGGGGCTGCCGCTGCCCCCCGAACAATGGCGCACCGACTGCCTCGCCACCGCCACCACCCACGACCTGCCGCCCACCGCGTCCCGGCTCACCGGGGACCACGTCGAACTCCGCGACCGTCTGGGCCTGCTGACCCGCCCGGTGGACGAGGAGCGGGCCGAGGCCGCCGCGGACGTGGGGGAGTGGCTGGCGCTGCTCGCCCGGCTCGGACTGCTCCAAGGGGCGGCAGGCGGAGTGTCGGAACAGTCGGAGGAGGCGGAGATCCAGGCCGTGCACCGCTTCCTGCTGCGCACTCCCGCCCGCCTCGTCGGAGTCTGGCTCCCGGACGCCGTCGGCGACCGCCGGCCGCAGAACCTGCCGGGCACCTGGGACCAGTACCCGAACTGGCGCCTGCCCGTCGCCGACGGCGAGGGACGCCCCGTCACCCTGGAGGAACTCGCCGCCTCGCCCCGGCTGCACGCTCTCGCCGAGGTGGTGCGCGAAGGCCGGACCACCGGCGGGTGCGGGCAGGCCGGATGA
- a CDS encoding TetR family transcriptional regulator, whose translation MNDADSTPESPQPRRSDATRATILAAARERFAADGYERATIRAIARDAKIDPSMVMRYYGNKEGLFAAAVDVDLRLPVPDKVAKADVGRIFVEHFMDLWEKNEVLTALLRVGVTNAAGAERMQGIFKEQLLPVALRVCPDPEQAPARAALVASQMLGMALTRFVLRFPPAVDLHREEIVAWLAPTVQRYVTAPHPGPLD comes from the coding sequence ATGAACGACGCCGACTCGACCCCGGAGTCCCCCCAGCCCCGCCGCTCCGACGCGACCCGCGCCACCATCCTGGCCGCGGCCCGCGAGCGCTTCGCCGCCGACGGATACGAGCGCGCGACCATCCGCGCCATCGCCCGCGACGCGAAGATCGACCCCTCGATGGTGATGCGCTACTACGGCAACAAGGAGGGCCTCTTCGCGGCGGCCGTCGACGTCGACCTGCGACTGCCCGTGCCGGACAAGGTGGCGAAGGCGGACGTCGGCCGCATCTTCGTGGAGCACTTCATGGATCTGTGGGAGAAGAACGAGGTGCTCACCGCGCTGCTGCGCGTCGGGGTCACCAACGCCGCCGGGGCCGAGCGCATGCAGGGCATCTTCAAGGAGCAGTTGCTGCCGGTCGCGCTGCGCGTGTGCCCCGACCCCGAGCAGGCTCCGGCTCGCGCCGCGCTCGTCGCGTCACAGATGCTGGGCATGGCCCTGACCCGGTTCGTCCTGCGCTTCCCGCCCGCCGTGGACCTGCACCGCGAGGAGATCGTGGCCTGGCTCGCGCCGACCGTCCAGCGCTATGTGACCGCCCCGCACCCCGGCCCGCTCGACTGA
- a CDS encoding FAD-dependent monooxygenase gives MNGKIRTDVETGSATGAGAASRRVLVVGAGPTGLLLAGDLATAGIPVTLVEKRPHGISNLSRAFVLHARTLEQLDARGLADELEAKGRPLDRMRLFARLTIDLTTLPSRFNHLLVLPQYEVERALERRALEAGVRFAYETEVTGLAQDEDGVTLRVRGPGGEAEELRAAYVVGTDGMRSAVREAVGLPFPGRSVIRSVVLADVRLAEEPATLLTVNAVGDAFAFLAPFGDGYYRVIGWHRGRDVADGEPLGLDEVKEITRLALGRDFGMHDARWMSRFHSDERQAPEYRVGRVFLAGDAAHVHTPAGGQGMNTGLQDAANLSWKLAATLDGHAPAGLLDTYQSERHPVGRSVLRSSGGIVRLAMARRPWTLAARALLTTFLGHVRPARTRMIGRITGIGFAYPAPRGAHPLVGGRVPDLALREGRLYEVLRDGRFVLVTPAGADAGRGPDARQGLGGDTRKDRLGVAHWASDRRTTLLVRPDGYVAWAAESPTAEETEAALAGALGRS, from the coding sequence ATGAACGGCAAGATCCGTACCGACGTCGAAACCGGCTCCGCCACCGGCGCGGGCGCCGCGTCCCGCAGGGTCCTCGTCGTCGGCGCCGGCCCCACCGGGCTGCTGCTGGCCGGTGACCTCGCCACCGCGGGCATCCCCGTCACCCTCGTCGAGAAGCGCCCGCACGGGATCAGCAACCTGTCCCGCGCCTTCGTCCTGCATGCCCGCACCCTGGAGCAGCTCGACGCCCGGGGTCTCGCCGACGAGCTGGAGGCCAAGGGCCGGCCCCTCGACCGGATGCGGCTCTTCGCCCGGCTGACCATCGACCTCACCACGCTCCCCTCCCGCTTCAACCACCTGCTCGTACTGCCGCAGTACGAGGTGGAGAGGGCGCTGGAGCGGCGCGCGCTGGAGGCGGGAGTGCGGTTCGCCTACGAGACCGAGGTGACGGGGCTCGCGCAGGACGAGGACGGGGTGACCCTCCGCGTGCGCGGGCCCGGCGGGGAGGCCGAGGAGTTGCGGGCCGCGTACGTCGTCGGAACGGACGGGATGCGCAGCGCCGTGCGGGAGGCGGTGGGGCTGCCGTTCCCCGGGCGGTCGGTGATCCGTTCCGTCGTCCTCGCCGACGTCAGGCTCGCCGAGGAGCCCGCGACACTGCTGACCGTGAACGCGGTCGGGGACGCGTTCGCGTTCCTCGCGCCCTTCGGGGACGGCTACTACCGGGTGATCGGCTGGCACCGGGGCCGTGATGTCGCCGACGGCGAGCCGCTCGGCCTCGACGAGGTCAAGGAGATCACCCGGCTCGCCCTCGGCCGTGACTTCGGTATGCACGACGCCCGTTGGATGTCCCGCTTCCACAGCGACGAGCGACAGGCGCCGGAGTACCGGGTGGGGCGCGTGTTCCTCGCCGGGGACGCCGCGCACGTGCACACCCCGGCCGGCGGGCAGGGCATGAACACCGGTCTCCAGGACGCCGCGAACCTGAGCTGGAAGCTCGCCGCGACGCTCGACGGACACGCCCCCGCGGGCCTGTTGGACACCTACCAGTCCGAGCGCCACCCCGTCGGCAGGTCCGTCCTGCGCAGCAGCGGTGGAATCGTGCGGCTCGCGATGGCCAGGCGGCCCTGGACGCTGGCGGCCCGCGCCCTGCTCACCACGTTCCTCGGGCATGTCCGCCCGGCCCGCACGCGCATGATCGGCCGGATCACCGGCATCGGCTTCGCCTATCCGGCCCCGCGCGGCGCCCACCCCCTGGTCGGCGGGCGCGTCCCCGACCTGGCCCTGCGGGAGGGGCGCCTGTACGAGGTGCTGCGGGACGGCAGGTTCGTCCTCGTCACCCCGGCCGGGGCGGACGCGGGGCGGGGTCCGGACGCCCGCCAGGGCCTCGGCGGTGACACCCGCAAGGACCGGCTGGGCGTGGCGCACTGGGCGAGCGACCGCCGTACGACCCTGCTGGTGCGGCCGGACGGGTACGTGGCCTGGGCGGCCGAGTCGCCGACCGCCGAGGAGACGGAGGCGGCGCTGGCCGGGGCCCTCGGGAGGAGCTGA
- a CDS encoding MarR family winged helix-turn-helix transcriptional regulator, whose translation MSSSKPPGDPVDAIIDQWAVVRPDLDTAAMEVFGRVFRLSRAMGDRMEKSYARLGISRGEFDALATLRRSGAPFTLSPRQLSASVMLTTGGMTGRLDKLERAGLVRRSPDPHDRRALQVTLTDKGLTLVDEAVGAGLAVQTEALSALDDEQAGQLADLLRQLLSGTGESDHR comes from the coding sequence ATGAGCTCCAGCAAGCCACCCGGGGACCCCGTGGACGCGATCATCGACCAGTGGGCCGTCGTCCGGCCCGACCTGGACACGGCCGCGATGGAGGTCTTCGGCCGCGTCTTCCGGCTCTCGCGGGCGATGGGCGACCGGATGGAGAAGTCGTACGCCCGGCTCGGGATCTCGCGGGGCGAGTTCGACGCGCTCGCCACGCTGCGGCGGTCCGGGGCCCCGTTCACCCTCTCGCCCCGCCAGCTCTCGGCGTCGGTGATGCTGACCACCGGCGGCATGACCGGGCGGCTCGACAAACTGGAGCGGGCCGGCCTCGTCCGCCGCTCCCCCGACCCCCACGACCGCCGGGCCCTCCAGGTGACGCTCACGGACAAGGGGCTGACGCTGGTCGACGAGGCGGTCGGGGCCGGGCTCGCCGTCCAGACGGAGGCACTGTCCGCCCTCGACGACGAACAGGCCGGCCAACTGGCCGACCTGCTGCGTCAGTTGCTGTCGGGGACGGGCGAGTCGGACCACCGGTAG
- a CDS encoding EamA family transporter, with product MKRFAATSASAETRAAATSVTIALTALAPISWGSTYFVTTEFLPSDRPLFTGLMRALPAGLVLLALARRLPHGVWWWKAAVLGALNIGAFFPLLFLSAYRLPGGMASVVGSVGPLFVAGLAAVLLGERPTSRTVLTGIAAALGVSLVVLEAAGSLDAVGLLAALASTASMATGTVLTKRWGRPEGVGPLALTGWQLTAGGLLIAPLALLVEGAPPALDGRAVGGYVYLALVNTAVAYWLWFRGIGRLTATQVTFLGPLSPLTAAVIGWAALGQALGGVQLAGMGLAFAATVLGQLGPRTGPAAPKRGAVLEGPVREETPVAVTAAARR from the coding sequence ATGAAACGCTTCGCCGCCACCTCCGCCTCCGCCGAAACCCGTGCGGCCGCGACCTCCGTCACCATCGCCCTCACCGCTCTCGCCCCCATCTCCTGGGGCAGCACCTACTTCGTCACCACGGAGTTCCTCCCGTCGGACCGGCCCCTGTTCACGGGCCTGATGCGCGCGCTGCCCGCCGGGCTCGTCCTGCTCGCCCTCGCCCGCAGGCTGCCGCACGGCGTGTGGTGGTGGAAGGCGGCGGTCCTGGGCGCGCTGAACATCGGTGCCTTCTTCCCGCTCCTCTTCCTCTCCGCCTACCGCCTGCCCGGCGGCATGGCGTCGGTCGTCGGCTCCGTCGGGCCGCTCTTCGTCGCGGGTCTCGCGGCGGTCCTGCTCGGCGAACGTCCGACCTCGCGCACGGTCCTCACCGGTATCGCCGCGGCCCTCGGTGTGAGCCTGGTCGTCCTGGAGGCGGCCGGCTCGCTGGATGCCGTGGGTCTGCTGGCCGCTCTCGCCTCGACCGCGTCGATGGCCACCGGCACGGTCCTGACGAAGAGGTGGGGCCGGCCCGAGGGCGTGGGCCCGCTCGCGCTCACCGGCTGGCAACTGACGGCCGGCGGGCTGCTGATCGCCCCGCTCGCGCTGCTCGTGGAGGGTGCGCCGCCCGCGCTCGACGGGCGGGCCGTCGGCGGATACGTCTATCTGGCCCTGGTCAACACGGCGGTCGCGTACTGGCTCTGGTTCCGTGGCATCGGCCGGCTCACCGCCACGCAGGTCACCTTCCTCGGACCGCTCTCCCCGCTGACGGCGGCCGTCATCGGCTGGGCGGCGCTCGGCCAGGCGCTGGGAGGGGTCCAGCTGGCAGGCATGGGCCTGGCCTTCGCCGCCACGGTCCTCGGCCAGCTCGGGCCGCGCACCGGCCCGGCCGCCCCGAAACGAGGAGCGGTCCTGGAGGGCCCGGTGCGCGAGGAGACCCCGGTGGCGGTCACGGCGGCTGCGCGCCGGTAG
- a CDS encoding M14 family zinc carboxypeptidase: MRVKGAGRGNPYPTVDEVARGARAMARARPDVVRLRAVGASRAGRPLWLLSAGRGDRHVLTVAGAHANEPVGGASSLSLAEDFLGDPRVLEELGCTWHFLLCLDPDGTTLGERRFVGLPAAASTATRTPTLDGYYRGFYRPAFISQPEFPPVESDPHDSMPESRALIRLIDELRPVVQFSLHGVEVGGSFLQLTRPVPGAPRAFRSVAAELGIPLEYRPFDGMGWFVDSPGVLVLPDGSPAEERDPSGYVSRSTWMYAMRHGTVSAVVEAPLWSVAAVSDPSPVARPQLEISRAAEILLSRAKQLEKVLGELADRPPGDERRLPFHTAARELMDIGPGVVDTWNNHDAHGLGDAELATTVGNSASLGIAARRIPLRAAAMMRSALDEPPEALDLLVREWSRELRATFDTRWVPVHRQTALHTRTMLQLARQLLGT, encoded by the coding sequence GTGAGGGTCAAGGGTGCCGGCCGGGGAAACCCGTATCCCACCGTCGACGAGGTGGCGCGCGGGGCGCGGGCGATGGCCCGGGCGCGGCCGGACGTCGTGCGTCTGCGCGCGGTGGGCGCCTCGCGGGCCGGCCGGCCGCTGTGGCTCCTGTCCGCGGGCCGCGGGGACCGGCACGTGCTCACCGTGGCCGGTGCCCACGCCAACGAACCGGTCGGCGGCGCCTCCTCCCTGAGCCTCGCCGAGGACTTCCTGGGCGACCCGCGCGTCCTGGAGGAACTCGGCTGCACCTGGCACTTCCTGCTCTGTCTGGACCCGGACGGCACGACCCTCGGTGAGCGCAGGTTCGTCGGGCTTCCGGCAGCGGCGTCGACGGCGACCCGGACGCCGACCCTGGACGGCTACTACCGCGGCTTCTACCGGCCGGCGTTCATCAGCCAGCCGGAGTTCCCGCCCGTGGAGAGCGACCCGCACGACTCGATGCCCGAGTCCCGGGCGCTGATCCGGCTCATCGACGAGCTGCGGCCCGTGGTCCAGTTCTCCCTGCACGGTGTCGAAGTAGGCGGATCGTTCCTGCAGTTGACCCGTCCCGTGCCCGGGGCGCCGCGTGCCTTCCGCTCCGTGGCGGCGGAGCTCGGTATCCCGCTGGAGTACCGGCCGTTCGACGGCATGGGCTGGTTCGTCGACAGTCCGGGCGTCCTCGTCCTGCCCGACGGCAGCCCCGCCGAGGAACGCGACCCGTCCGGCTACGTCTCCCGGTCGACCTGGATGTACGCGATGCGGCACGGGACGGTGTCGGCCGTCGTGGAGGCACCTCTGTGGAGTGTGGCCGCCGTCAGCGACCCGAGCCCGGTCGCGCGGCCCCAGCTGGAGATCTCCCGGGCCGCCGAGATCCTGCTGAGCCGCGCCAAACAGCTGGAGAAGGTCCTCGGCGAGCTGGCCGACCGGCCCCCCGGGGACGAACGCCGTCTGCCGTTCCACACCGCCGCGCGCGAGCTCATGGACATCGGCCCCGGAGTGGTGGACACCTGGAACAACCATGACGCCCACGGCCTCGGCGACGCCGAACTCGCCACCACCGTCGGCAACTCCGCGTCCCTGGGCATCGCCGCCCGCCGCATCCCGCTGCGCGCCGCCGCCATGATGCGCAGCGCCCTGGACGAACCGCCCGAGGCCCTCGACCTCCTCGTGCGCGAGTGGAGCCGCGAGCTGCGTGCCACCTTCGACACCCGCTGGGTACCCGTGCACCGGCAGACGGCCCTGCACACCCGCACGATGCTCCAGCTCGCCCGGCAGCTCCTCGGTACGTGA